From Aedes albopictus strain Foshan chromosome 1, AalbF5, whole genome shotgun sequence, one genomic window encodes:
- the LOC134289687 gene encoding uncharacterized protein LOC134289687, protein MQTGNTSGYNCHSCKELDVVDSMMACDVCNSWHHFKCVGVDYTVKDRRWVCQKCDLGSSSSLLNPPQAKEKTAKGGGSKTSKSRSKKPEKTIGSKVSVTSSARAAAIEAQMRLLEEEELMKEKELKEQEEMQRQEFAEEQRKLEVKKKLLEEETNLREAELTKQKALQEKMMLLRRESMEKKKELLRQQAELSESSSSSLISKSERVKDWITSQRCIKGDNTDLQQRISWPTSRLVNPTSPQKPDGTVVTSTPPVHELANLSLQDDDRCTLNPELPSAYMQIAARQVTGKDLPIFSGNPEDWPMFIRTYEETTKACGFSDVENLVRLQKCLRGIALETVRSRLMMPAGVSHVFKTLQMRFGRPELIIRSLLERIRRVSAPKPERLDTLIDFGLAVENLVVHLQAAKQENHLTNPVLLQELVMKLPAQLRLDWARYKLLRHDATLATFGEFMNELIQAASEVSFDLPISLSTKTEKPKDREMAFVHAHDTPDTESKNTVATKKVPKPCIVCSTIGHRMAECEEFKAKGFDDRVQIVRQHNLCRTCLNFHQKWPCRTWHGCNIEGCRDRHHFLLHPPRTTNPAHFSTCHSSVTQEICDRYPHFCILPVVVSMANKQQMIYAFIDEGSSSTLLDRSVAEQLGLDGPMEPLTLQWTANVARREAHSKRVALQIAGAGKTCSFQIKGARTVERLLLPKQSLAYDALAMQYPHLRGLPIAGYDKAEPKILIGLDNLSLCVPLKIREGNIDDPIAAKCRLGWTIYGYGIRTPKQTVSVNFHVPAARDVDHELNQQVNDFISLDQSGATPAFAIPESDADKRARKILEETTRRVSTRFETGLLWKSDNIEFPDSFPMAVRRLELLERKLDKDPSLRCRVHQKMDEYLAKGYCHPATSEELKLSDNKRVWYLPLCIVVNPKKPNKVRVVWDAAAKVNGVSFNSALLKGPDLLTNLVAVLYHFREYRIAVTGDIEEMFLRLLIRPEDSQSQRFLWRQNPGDAPAVYVIDVATFGSTCSPSSAQFVKNTNAREYSEEFPRASTAIIKYHYVDDYLDSFETIEEAIEVVKQVKSIHSKGGFNLRNFLSNSGDVLAAINEASTNDNDDTKPLNLVRAEKVESVLGMK, encoded by the coding sequence ATGCAGACAGGAAATACCTCCGGCTACAACTGCCATTCGTGTAAGGAGCTAGATGTCGTCGACTCGATGATGGCCTGCGATGTCTGTAATAGCTGGCACCATTTCAAATGTGTAGGCGTAGACTATACTGTCAAGGATCGCCGTTGGGTGTGCCAAAAATGTGACCTGGGATCTTCTTCTAGCCTGCTGAATCCCCCGCAGGCGAAGGAGAAGACGGCAAAAGGCGGCGGTAGCAAGACGTCAAAATCACGGAGCAAGAAGCCAGAAAAAACCATCGGATCTAAAGTGAGTGTCACGTCCAGCGCTCGAGCGGCAGCAATAGAGGCCCAAATGCGTTTGCTGGAAGAAGAAGAGTTGATGAAGGAAAAGGAGTTAAAGGAACAAGAAGAAATGCAGCGTCAGGAGTTCGCCGAGGAACAGCGCAAACTTGAAGTGAAGAAGAAGCTTTTGGAAGAAGAAACAAACCTCAGGGAGGCAGAGTTGACGAAACAAAAGGCATTGCAGGAAAAAATGATGCTGCTAAGGCGCGAGTCGATGGAGAAAAAGAAGGAGTTGCTGCGGCAGCAAGCAGAGTTGAGCGAATCCTCATCATCATCGCTTATTTCCAAGTCAGAGAGAGTGAAAGATTGGATCACATCACAACGGTGTATCAAGGGTGACAATACTGATCTGCAACAACGAATCTCTTGGCCGACTTCTCGTCTAGTGAACCCCACATCGCCCCAAAAGCCTGACGGAACTGTAGTAACATCTACTCCTCCAGTACACGAGCTTGCCAATCTGTCATTACAAGACGATGATCGCTGCACACTCAATCCGGAGTTACCATCTGCATATATGCAAATTGCGGCCCGACAAGTCACGGGTAAGGACCTCCCGATCTTCAGCGGCAATCCGGAAGACTGGCCGATGTTTATTCGAACGTACGAAGAAACAACGAAAGCTTGTGGATTCTCAGATGTCGAGAATTTGGTACGTCTCCAAAAATGCCTACGTGGAATCGCTCTCGAAACTGTACGCAGTCGGCTTATGATGCCCGCCGGAGTGTCCCACGTATTCAAGACTCTCCAAATGCGTTTCGGTAGACCGGAACTTATCATTCGTTCACTACTAGAGCGGATTCGTCGGGTTTCAGCTCCTAAGCCGGAGCGTCTAGATACTCTCATCGACTTCGGTTTGGCCGTGGAGAATCTAGTGGTTCATTTGCAAGCTGCGAAGCAAGAAAACCACCTTACAAATCCGGTTTTGTTACAAGAATTGGTCATGAAGCTGCCGGCGCAGCTTAGATTGGATTGGGCGAGGTACAAACTTCTTCGTCACGATGCTACTCTGGCGACATTTGGGGAGTTTATGAACGAGCTTATTCAAGCAGCCAGCGAAGTGTCCTTCGATCTACCAATCAGCCTATCAACGAAAACCGAAAAGCCCAAAGACAGAGAGATGGCTTTCGTTCACGCCCACGACACCCCAGATACCGAATCGAAAAATACCGTGGCGACAAAGAAGGTCCCTAAGCCGTGTATCGTCTGCAGCACCATAGGACATCGCATGGCGGAGTGCGAAGAATTCAAAGCAAAAGGTTTCGACGATCGAGTGCAGATAGTGCGACAGCATAATCTGTGTCGCACGTGTTTGAATTTCCATCAGAAGTGGCCCTGTCGAACATGGCACGGTTGCAACATCGAAGGCTGTCGTGATAGGCATCACTTCCTCCTACATCCACCAAGAACAACCAATCCTGCACATTTCTCCACCTGTCATAGCTCTGTAACCCAAGAGATTTGTGACCGTTATCCGCACTTCTGCATTCTTCCCGTGGTTGTGTCCATGGCAAATAAACAGCAGATGATATACGCGTTCATCGACGAGGGATCCTCTTCGACGCTTTTGGACCGCTCAGTCGCCGAGCAACTGGGCTTGGACGGCCCAATGGAACCCCTGACTCTACAGTGGACTGCAAACGTTGCCCGTCGAGAAGCACATTCCAAAAGGGTAGCTCTCCAAATTGCTGGAGCCGGAAAGACATGCTCGTTTCAAATTAAAGGAGCCCGTACAGTCGAGCGCCTTCTATTGCCGAAACAATCCCTTGCGTATGATGCGCTAGCGATGCAATATCCACACTTGCGTGGTTTACCTATCGCGGGCTATGACAAGGcggagccaaaaatattgataggaCTCGACAACCTAAGCTTATGCGTACCGCTGAAAATCCGAGAAGGGAATATCGACGATCCCATCGCCGCCAAATGCCGATTGGGATGGACGATCTACGGCTACGGGATACGTACACCAAAGCAAACTGTGTCGGTCAATTTCCACGTACCAGCTGCTCGGGATGTGGACCATGAATTGAATCAACAAGTCAATGATTTTATTTCACTGGATCAATCGGGAGCTACGCCAGCTTTCGCAATACCCGAGTCTGATGCCGACAAAAGAGCGAGGAAAATACTAGAAGAAACAACTCGTAGAGTGTCCACCAGATTTGAAACTGGGTTGTTATGGAAATCGGACAACATCGAATTTCCTGATAGCTTTCCGATGGCGGTCCGGCGGCTGGAGTTGCTGGAAAGGAAATTAGACAAAGACCCATCCCTTCGTTGTCGAGTGCACCAGAAAATGGACGAATATTTAGCAAAAGGATACTGTCATCCGGCAACCTCTGAGGAGCTGAAATTGTCGGACAACAAGCGAGTTTGGTACCTTCCGTTGTGCATAGTCGTCAACCCAAAAAAGCCAAACAAAGTGCGAGTAGTCTGGGATGCGGCAGCGAAAGTGAACGGCGTGTCGTTTAATTCAGCTTTGCTCAAAGGTCCAGATCTGTTGACAAACCTTGTTGCTGTTCTGTACCACTTCCGTGAGTACAGAATCGCGGTGACCGGAGACATAGAAGAAATGTTTCTTCGGCTTCTAATTCGACCTGAAGATAGCCAATCGCAGCGGTTTCTATGGAGACAGAATCCTGGAGACGCTCCTGCTGTATACGTGATCGATGTTGCTACCTTTGGATCGACTTGTTCCCCAAGCTCGGCTCAATTTGTAAAAAACACCAATGCGAGAGAATATTCGGAGGAGTTCCCTCGAGCATCCACAGCAATAATCAAATACCACTACGTGGATGATTACCTCGATAGCTTTGAGACAATAGAAGAAGCTATCGAGGTAGTCAAACAGGTGAAGTCGATCCACTCTAAAGGCGGCTTCAATCTACGTAATTTCTTGTCCAACTCCGGCGACGTACTCGCAGCGATCAACGAAGCAAGCACCAATGATAATGACGACACTAAACCACTGAATCTAGTACGAGCTGAGAAAGTCGAATCCGTATTAGGGATGAAGTAG